A window of Primulina huaijiensis isolate GDHJ02 chromosome 9, ASM1229523v2, whole genome shotgun sequence contains these coding sequences:
- the LOC140984486 gene encoding pentatricopeptide repeat-containing protein At1g73710: MYVSLAKLLTTGATQNMKLHTCGSASTDVGFSTQAQCKLQPARFPFYGQLFLGFQSHNHLLFGTSLYANKKISIIGHKTGGFMGSKPLGHSKIADFPKNIHKGKNNKNYGGILPSILRSLEAGSDVENTLELYYGKLSPKEQTVILKEQRRWDKVLRVFEWFKSQKDYTPNVIHYNVVLRALGRAQKWDDLRRCWIEMSKAGVFPTNNTFGMLVDVYGKAGLVREALLWIKHMISRGILPDEVTMSTVIKVLKDAEEYDKADRFFKDWCAGRIELDDLDLENVGDCPISGKEFLLTELFRTGGRTQSLTDKSTLEKDCSVRKPCLTATYNTLIDLYGKAGRLEDAANVFSDMLNSGVALDTFTFNTMIFICGSQGYMSEAEALFSKMEEMGIFPDTKTYNIFISLYANVGNIDAVFWCYRKIREAGLFPDDVTHRAFLKILCERNMVQEVEAVIEEMENSKMHINEHSVPILAKMYVNEGLTERATFVVEKSELYGWLSSRTYAAIMDVYAEKGLWGEAEALFYAIRDGGKQKEVLEYNVMMKAYGKAELYDKAISLFKGMRNQGTWPDECTYNSLIQMLAGGDLVDEARNLKTEMQEAGFKPSCLTFSAIIASLTKKNGLSDAVFEYQEMLRANIKPNEIVYGLLVDAFAEAGKFEDAIHYFNVMEDSGIPANQIVLTSMIKAYSKIGSVEGAKRLYERMKKLDGGPDIVASNSMLNLYAELGMVSEAGSLYNYLREKNYADGVTFATMMYVYKNMGMLDEAIEVAEEMKQSGLLRDCVTFNKVMACYSTYGKLVECGELLHDMLMNHKIFPDGGTFKVLFTVLKKGGISDEAVEQLKSSYQDGRPFAKQAVITSVFSIVGLHAYALESCGTLRKEDVGFNSLAYNAAIRAYVAYGKTDEALKMFMRMQDEGLEPDIVTLISLVNCYGKAGLVEGIKRIYSQLKYGAIEPNESLFKAVIDAYKNSNRHDLAELVSQEMRFAFDTQLFTDSAVEDAPNELMHEQTAHDI; encoded by the coding sequence ATGTACGTATCGCTGGCCAAACTCCTTACAACGGGAGCGACTCAGAACATGAAGCTGCACACTTGCGGTAGTGCTTCTACTGACGTTGGATTCTCAACTCAAGCTCAGTGTAAGCTCCAACCTGCTCGTTTTCCTTTCTATGGTCAGCTTTTTCTTGGGTTTCAATCACACAATCATCTCCTATTTGGTACAAGTCTGTACGCGAACAAAAAGATTTCAATTATTGGCCACAAAACTGGGGGGTTTATGGGGTCTAAGCCTCTGGGTCATTCCAAGATTGCGGATTTTCCGAAGAACATACATAAAGGaaagaataataaaaattatggaGGTATATTGCCGTCCATTTTGCGGTCTTTAGAGGCCGGGAGTGATGTTGAAAATACCCTTGAGTTGTACTATGGTAAGCTTAGTCCCAAAGAGCAAACCGTGATTCTGAAAGAACAACGCAGGTGGGACAAGGTTTTGAGGGTGTTTGAGTGGTTTAAGTCTCAGAAAGATTATACTCCCAATGTAATTCACTATAATGTGGTGCTTAGGGCGTTGGGTAGAGCTCAGAAATGGGATGATTTGAGGCGTTGTTGGATTGAGATGTCCAAAGCTGGAGTCTTTCCCACGAATAATACATTTGGAATGCTTGTCGATGTGTATGGAAAAGCAGGGTTGGTGAGGGAGGCCCTTTTATGGATCAAACATATGATTTCGAGAGGAATTCTCCCGGACGAAGTTACTATGTCTACAGTGATTAAGGTGTTGAAGGACGCAGAGGAATATGACAAGGCTGATAGGTTCTTCAAGGATTGGTGTGCAGGGAGGATTGAATTGGACGATCTTGATTTGGAAAATGTGGGTGATTGTCCTATTAGTGGGAAGGAGTTTTTGTTGACTGAGCTTTTTCGGACTGGTGGGAGGACACAGTCTCTCACAGATAAAAGCACATTGGAAAAGGATTGTTCTGTAAGAAAACCATGTCTTACTGCTACTTATAATACCCTCATAGACTTGTACGGAAAGGCCGGTCGCTTGGAAGATGCCGCCAATGTTTTTTCTGATATGTTGAATTCTGGTGTGGCACTGGATACATTTACTTTCAACACGATGATATTCATTTGTGGTAGTCAGGGTTATATGTCTGAGGCCGAGGCGTTGTTTAGTAAGATGGAGGAAATGGGGATTTTTCCAGATACAAAAACTTACAATATATTCATCTCCTTGTATGCTAATGTGGGGAACATTGATGCAGTTTTTTGGTGCTATAGAAAGATCAGGGAGGCTGGTCTTTTCCCTGATGACGTAACCCACAGggcttttttaaaaattctatgTGAAAGAAATATGGTTCAGGAGGTAGAGGCCGTGATCGAAGAAATGGAGAACTCGAAAATGCATATCAATGAGCACTCTGTCCCCATACTTGCAAAGATGTATGTTAATGAAGGATTAACTGAACGGGCAACTTTCGTGGTTGAGAAGTCCGAATTGTATGGTTGGTTGTCATCAAGGACATATGCTGCTATAATGGATGTATATGCAGAGAAGGGACTTTGGGGTGAAGCTGAGGCATTATTTTATGCTATAAGGGATGGTGGTAAACAGAAGGAAGTTTTGGAGTATAATGTCATGATGAAAGCCTATGGTAAAGCTGAACTATATGACAAAGCTATATCTCTCTTCAAGGGTATGAGAAATCAAGGAACATGGCCCGACGAGTGCACATATAACTCTCTAATACAAATGTTAGCTGGAGGTGATTTAGTGGATGAAGCAAGAAACCTTAAGACTGAAATGCAAGAAGCAGGCTTTAAGCCCTCTTGTTTAACCTTCTCTGCTATTATTGCTAGTCTCACAAAGAAGAATGGTCTCTCTGATGCAGTTTTTGAGTATCAAGAAATGCTTCGAGCTAATATAAAACCaaatgaaattgtttatgggtTGTTAGTGGATGCTTTTGCCGAGGCTGGAAAATTTGAAGATGCCATTCACTATTTCAATGTCATGGAAGATTCTGGGATTCCAGCAAATCAAATAGTTTTGACCTCTATGATCAAGGCCTACAGTAAAATTGGGTCTGTAGAAGGAGCAAAACGGTTGTACGAGAGGATGAAAAAACTGGATGGGGGTCCTGATATTGTAGCATCCAATAGTATGCTTAATTTATATGCAGAATTGGGAATGGTGTCAGAAGCAGGGTCGCTATATAATTATTTACGAGAGAAAAATTATGCTGATGGGGTTACATTTGCGACCATGATGTATGTTTATAAAAACATGGGCATGCTTGATGAAGCCATTGAAGTTGCAGAGGAGATGAAACAGTCGGGTTTGTTGAGGGATTGTGTAACATTTAACAAAGTCATGGCATGCTATTCCACATATGGGAAGCTAGTTGAGTGTGGCGAATTGCTGCATGACATGTTAATGAATCATAAGATTTTTCCTGATGGGGGAACCTTTAAAGTGCTTTTTACTGTGTTAAAGAAGGGTGGCATTTCCGATGAAGCTGTGGAACAGCTCAAGTCATCTTATCAGGATGGGAGACCATTCGCCAAGCAAGCTGTGATAACCTCTGTTTTCTCTATAGTTGGGCTGCATGCATATGCTCTCGAATCCTGTGGAACTCTTAGAAAAGAAGACGTAGGCTTCAATTCCTTGGCGTACAATGCTGCAATCCGTGCTTATGTAGCATATGGGAAGACCGATGAAGcattgaaaatgtttatgagaaTGCAAGATGAGGGACTTGAGCCTGACATCGTTACTTTAATTAGTCTTGTTAATTGTTATGGAAAAGCTGGCTTGGTCGAAGGTATTAAGCGCATATATAGCCAATTAAAGTATGGAGCTATTGAGCCAAACGAATCCTTGTTCAAGGCAGTAATAGATGCTTACAAAAATTCCAATAGGCATGACCTTGCTGAATTGGTCTCTCAAGAGATGAGATTTGCTTTTGATACCCAACTATTTACAGATTCTGCTGTTGAAGATGCACCCAATGAACTAATGCATGAACAAACCGCACATGACATATGA